One Hypanus sabinus isolate sHypSab1 chromosome 4, sHypSab1.hap1, whole genome shotgun sequence genomic region harbors:
- the LOC132392261 gene encoding secreted phosphoprotein 24-like gives MKTFLLAFAAVQILCCSGVPSTKEALRASVIKLNEITEITNLCGVTRGGVTNTYRTGKLSYSVDLMFSVKETVCSKNSGQEFDDPSCSFRPKNIAEKGFCKSHVEFFADKVADVDVECDGLKTVDSESDSTESSENSIEAQSKSKETLPEETSNKKDKSKETSLEDSADVKSKSKETSAKESSNMKSKSMELSLEEPSNEQNEKSRSRH, from the exons ATGAAAACATTCCTGCTTGCCTTTGCTGCTGTGCAGATCCTCTGCTGCTCAG GAGTGCCAAGCACCAAGGAAGCTCTGAGGGCTTCAGTTATAAAGTTGAATGAAATCACCGAGATCACCAACCTCTGTGGAGTCACCAGGGGAGGCGTGACAAAT ACATATCGCACGGGTAAACTGTCCTACAGCGTGGATTTAATGTTCTCTGTGAAAGAAACTGTCTGCTCCAAGAATTCTGGACAGGAATTTGATGATCCCAGCTGCTCCTTCCGCCCTAAAAACATTGCG GAGAAAGGCTTTTGCAAAAGCCATGTGGAATTTTTTGCTGATAAGGTAGCTGACGTTGATGTGGAGTGTGATGGTCTGAAGACAGTTGACAGCGAGAGTGACTCAACAGAATCGAGTGAAAACAGTATTGAG GCACAAAGCAAATCAAAAGAAACATTGCCTGAGGAAACCTCAAAT AAAAAAGACAAATCAAAAGAGACATCTCTTGAAGACTCAGCTGAT GTAAAGAGCAAGTCAAAAGAGACATCAGCAAAAGAGTCTTCCAAT ATGAAAAGCAAATCAATGGAATTATCACTGGAGGAGCCTTCAAAT GAACAAAATGAGAAATCGAGATCCCGTCACTGA